ccctacagttattttcaaaaaaagtggagtgttcctttaagaatgAACTACTTACAATTTTACATGTCAACAAAAGTATAAATctgtatcaaataaaatacataaaactgtGTAGGCCTGAGCCCAGATGCTGAATGATTTTAGGGAGCAATGATTTGAGATTAGCATAGTTAAAATCTCTGGCAACATTGAACAGTCCACCAAGCTTCTGCAGTTCTCTAATAGCCCCATATACAATTCACTGAATGCCTGCTTAGTGTTAGTGCCGGTGGGAATGTACACCCCAAGCTACCATGGTAAATAAGGTATTCTGCATCGAACAGTCACAAACTCCACCAGTGATGAGCAGTTTCACATAAACAGGGTAATTTGACTTATTGACTTAGTTCACATATGAGATGGATAAAAAATAAGTctctttgttgaataaagcaaACCACTGTCACATTAGTAAAGTTTTGATGTATGATGACTGTAATCAAGGAAAAGATGATTACAGTGATATACAGGAGTCATACATTAGGCATGTGTGAGTCTGTTATTATTGATGTGGAAACAAACTGTGTGCTCTGATCCCTATAacattgtatttttgtatgaacacaTTGAAGTATATTTGCAAAATGAATGCCCTGTGAGTGATTTATAATGGATGCTTGCCGAAGAAGAGTGTTTTTTGGGAAGTTTCTTAGGGTTTGTGTACATAAGGGCATCAGACACGAACACTCGCTCTGATGGAGGAGACCACTGTATATTTGAGAGCACATGGGTTTTGTATATTTGAGAGTTTTGTAATACATAGATATGCTCTacacatttgtcattaaaataacatcaTAGAAACTGccttaaatgaaatataaaaatgagaAGACAGTCATGTCTGGATgtctcatttaatttttttttattagttaaaaaattaataaaatatctcattttttCATCGGTGTTTTACCATTATGGGGGCTCGAGTACCCACGGGATCGGTGCCAATGACAGGAACTGTTCACTTAAGACACCGACCCACCTTCAGATCGATGCGTTTCAACAAATTCAgaatgtttccttttttttttttttttttttaaagattacttttttggtgtttttgcctttattgcGATAGGACAGTATTCAGACAGAAAGCGAAGTGGGAAAGATGTTCAATTCACatttgctgtctaatataacacccaggtctttaactgtagaggataaagtaacagtacatccttttAGATACAAATTGTATTCTAAGAGATTCTGTGTGCAGGTGtttggtccaataagtaatacctcAGTCTTACCTGAATTTAGTAAaagaaaattactggtcatccaatgttttataTCTTTATCACACTCTGTCAATTTGGATAATTTGGAGATTTCATCTGGTCGTGATGAGATAaataattgagtatcatcggcatagcagtcgAAACTAACTCttattcttataatattaccaagtggcagcatacagtgctgctttaaagtttgggaaccccttgcagaatctgtgaaaatgtgaataattttaacaaaataagagggatcatacaatatacatgttttttttttatttagcactgtcctgagtaagatattttacataagaaatgtttacatatggtccacaacaaaaaaatagctgaatttattaaaacgACAcgctcaaaagtttgtgaacccttgattcttaatactgtgtgtggttacctggatgatctatgactgtttttttgttttgtgatggttcttcatgagtctcttgtttgttctgtgcagttaaactgcccaatattcttcagaaaaatcctccaggtcctgaaaattcttcagatttccagcatcttttgcatatttgaaccctttccagcagtgactgtatgattttgagatccatctttttacactgaggacaactgagggactcaaacacaactattaaaaaagtttcaaacattcactgatgctccagaaggaagcacgatgcattaagagtcaggggtgaaaacttttgaacaggatagAAATGcccaaatttttattttgtttattttttttttcttccatttagtactgcctttcagaagcaacagaagacacttaaatgtttgccagaagacaaattaagtacaatttaccttgatcttcaaattcaaaaggtttaaaagttattttagtcAAGAGTGTAAAGTAGTACAGAGCCTCTAAAGGGACACGGTGGCGGAAAAAATATGGAATGGGAGACTGGGAATTAATGCAGACTGTGGCAATGCTTGGTTTAATTTCAAAAGTAATTTTTAGGGCTAATTCATGGGCTTGTTGTTAATGGGGAGATGTGGTGTGATTATTATGTGTTTATCATGGGCCTCTTTAAGAGAGAGAGCCTGTATGAGTAAGAGAGTTGAGCGAATAAAAGAATGGCAAGCGAGTTAACACGTTCAATGGGCCTGATCTCTTTTGTTTAATAACACGATAGCAGCAACCCACACAAATGACGCTTGATATTGAAGACTTGACttttgatttcattaaaattctgtgaaatattacatttttaactgaACAACCTTTTAGCAATATTTTTTTGGTATTGAATGAATTACATCTATACTTTAATTTTTACTGGTTCCTTATACTGATTCTTGAAAGATAACTTtttactccttttttttttttaacttatttctagacacaaattaacatttaacatttttaatactgGTAAAAACACACCGACTCTTATATGCATTTCAATTCGGACACGTATGAACTCtgctttatgaacatttttgtttttatatcacatttttcactattttaatttttcatacaGGGATTATCTGGTACATTTCTATGCCTTTCCGTGCTTTTTTAATGCACTTATAAGATACAGACAGCAGCGATTGaacgggacttttattttgatatggTGATATGACGTCATAAGGCTGCGCCACACTCCTGCATCTGTTAAGATTCGGTTGAAGAAAGGATTGTTTTAAGAATTTAATCTGTGTAAATTGATATAAACCGTTCAACGTGTTGCAGTTTTTACTAGCGTTGTGAAGTTAGTCATTTACTATTGGATATAACATTGTAATGCTTTATCTAACTTTAATGAAGGATATTGTGGGTGAGTAAAGTGCATCCACACATGAGTAACGTTAACAGAGAAGGTGCGTCTTATCCCCATATCGTGAATCAGTTTATCATAAACACTAATTCGGTCACTGGCGAGTAGTGATGGAGAAACTGGGCTTTTCGAAACTCCGAGTCAATTGAATCAAATACTTTgtaaaaatgattcagtgattcgaaGCGCTCGAATCACGACTCGTGCTTCTCAAACAGTGTAATTGAACGAGAACAACAAATACTAACATGTAATGACAACTTTTACAAACCAACTGCTAATGTTTTCATGAAAGTGTAATCATTTCAATATAatctataatttattatataccaAATGTAGATCATAAATGCCTAAATATGAAGTGTCTGTATTATTtgtgttcttttattaatttgcaGCGTTAGTTTTAAGTGTTTTGGGTTAATTTAAGTCCATTAACTCTCACTCTGACTGACTCCCTCACCAGTGCACTGAACTACTGAActagagctgattgagacgcacccagaGATTtagtttggatttatttttctgtctgttAATTATTCTCATCTTAAACAGGACAGAGGGACCAAACACAGAAAAAATCCTGATGAAGCGACAGAGATCCATGTGTCACTATcataaagatggcgtttattaaagaggagagtgaagacatgaagatgacgtttattaaagaggagattgaagacatgaagattgaagaaacattcagagtgaaacatgaagatactgaggaaaaaacaggttggtttcattatcaaagctgaactcagtcatttgatccttattaaaatgtccagctctacaaaaaataaagaaaaaacataaGTATAATCATACAGAGAATAATACAgattgctctgattggtcagatggcctaGTCTGTTGTGATCGGTTGGCTGCTTGCAATGCGTGTCGGAAATGAAACGGCTATTATTATATCCGAATTTCCAATCCTCAGCGATTGTACACACAGTAAAGATTTTAGCAttgattttaccatatcaatctgAGCACGAGTCTGATGATTAAACattggaagaactagttattTAACCCGAACCTCCATCGCAAGCAGTTACtaataatatgtttatttcTTGGAAATGCTTGAGTTGAGatgcaaaaaattaaacatttaacagcaATCTAATTTTTacatgaaacatttaaatattctcTTATTAAATGTACCATTGTTCTATAGTATCATACCGAACTGATAGTGATCGTGATTATAGGAGGAGCGCTCTTTACTTGCTTTCTCTGTAATTCTTCGCAATTTGAAGTTTTTGTTTTCCATGAGACTTTGTGACTTCCTACTTCAGTACAAAAAGTGTCAAACTTTGACAAAAAATCATTTCttgatgattttatattttaataagccatctactggttatagcGGTAATttcatatctttattttttaaatcttgttttcctGCTTCTTGAAaattagttttacaaatggggacaatcttTGAAGGATAAACAAATAATGATTTTGGtcatgataataaaaataacatttaaattggaTCATTTTAAGAGCTTTGAAGAGCTGGAAAAAGTGTAAAGCACTTGAAAGCCcttgaaaaatatgatttaagttGAACCGTggtgcaagtgcgtgccgaaccgcAACTGCAACCCTTTTGtagcagtctggagccctgtcaAAACAACGTTCAGATGTTTTATTTCAGGGctgtcaaactcagttcctggagggccacagccttgaagagtttagcttcaaacctaattaaacacacctgatccaacTAATCAAGTCCTTCAGACTTATTTGAAAACTTCAGGTATTTGTGTTTAAGCAGGGTTGGAACTAGAGGCCTTCTTGGCTCCTATAATCTGTACCCGACCCGAATCGACCCGAATCACTTCTTTCCTAAACCTGAcgtgcataaataaataacttctttttaaaagaaaaatcggACCCGAACATCAACGGCATTGACGAGAGTGTAACCcttctacccaggtcctactcgccctgcTCTGTGCGGGGTTCAAACCTGGGTCTctggcgtgggagtcggacgctctaacaaggaggctaaaggctgcaacctctagcgtcagtcgctagagcatctcttgagatcagaggagtgaggtttactcgcacagcaactactagctggcctccgttacagtcacccccctaaacctcacacccatccgggtcacggcaccaatgtagccCCTCCAGTTCGCACCTGCCCGCTCCAAGCGGGACTTGAACCCGGGCCCGTCCGCATGGGAGTGcggactactagctggcctccgttacatgAGCGCAGCCCTAGAGTCAGTCAGGAAAAATCCCACTGTCCTGCTGACTGATTTGGCCGCTGCTTCattactttcatttatttattcacttattTATTATTCCTTTATACACTGAatgtgtgtgggttgatgatgtaaaactccggacaaGTTTTCAAGTGTGCATCAGTTTTTAACGCGTCTTGACTGTcggacagctgagatcccacagtgtgacatgaggatcatgtttGTACAGTCTGACAACCAACAATCGCAAAGGACTACTATAAATCGCGCATTGTGCACCCGGCTTTAGGGTAATAAGAAGGGGCTCCTCAGGTATTTCGAAGGACGTTGTTCTGGACAGAACatcttctaaaaaaaatttttgttgttgctttGTGCCATTTAAACTGGTGTTAATTTGCATTTGTCTCTTTTCGCCTTAGatctaatgatgctgaaaaaggAGAGTGAAGTACTGAGTGAAATGGAAGAGAAAGATCAATATAAGAATCATCATGATCTTATAACTGGCCAAAAAACTTTTAGTTGCTCGCAGGCTGAAAAGACTTCCTCACGAAAAAAGGCTAAAAAGACAGAAACTATAAGTAATTTTacatgccaacagtgtggaaacagattcactcataaaggaagccttaacaggcacatgagaattcacaatggagagaagccttacacgtGTCCTCAATGTGGAAGGAGTTTCAGTCAACATggaaaccttaaagtccacatgacaATTCACACTGAAGTGAAGCCTTatacctgccaacagtgtggaaagagtttcggTCAACATGAAAAGCTTAACgtgcacatgagaattcacacagGAGAGAAGCGTCGTACCTGCCGacagtgtggaaagactttTGCTGAAAAAGTAAGCCTTAACAgacacatgagagttcacactggagaaaagcctttcacatgtcctcagtgtggaaagagtttcgcTCAAATTGGAAACCTTCAAGTCCACTTGAgtgttcacactggagagaagccttacacttGCCAACAGTGTGGGAAAAGTTTTAACCGAAAAGGAAATCTTAATtaccacatgagaattcacactggagagagcctTTTCACCTGCaaacaatgtggaaaaagttttaAGCGAAAAGGAAGCCTCAACaggcacatgagaattcacactggagagaagccgtttaCATGTGGTCACTGTGGGAAAAGTTTTAGGTATAAAGTAAGCCTTAAGTGCCACATGAGTATTCATGTATGaaagaactgtttttgtttgtcatCATCGTGAAATGATTTTCACATACCGGAAACACCTCATGTCTAATAATGTGCTGATTATTGTTATTGTACTAAATCACCTTTGAGGGCTGAATTCCCTGTTAATGTCCAGTGACTACAAGAGGAATAAAGAGTCAAGAATTAGATTCAATGAATTGATTAGTCAAATGAAGAATAAAGTAGTTACAATTTTACATGTCAAAAGAAGTATAAATctgtatcaaataaaatacataaaactcTGTTGGTCtgcacaaaataataaacaatataacagaAACAGGCTTTTGATTCAGAAGATACAGAGATGTGGTGATCTGGCAATAGCTGCTTTCAACGGGTGGGGCTAATAGCCTTGGACCTGTAGGACCGAGCCCAAAATCACATGGTTTCCACCACTGGGCCAGATGCTCTGCAGTGTTTTACTAAAACCCTACTTTAATGCTTCTCTCTGAAACAATGTCACACAACCACATCATTTCACCAACAAAGGGACGTTTTATCAGACTGGAAACTAGCGAGATTGCGAAACAAACGTGATAAATGtttgcctttttgttttttatttactttttttttttaaattaaaacctaAACATCGATGTTTTACCacagttttacaataaaaagtgAAACATTGATAATTATTTTGTGTCAGGATTGCAGTTATAATATAGAAATAGTGTTTTCTACCATTATTTCACAAAAGAGGGAGGACACACGTACTTATTCAGTCatgtatttctgtttatttgtagtcACAAGACGGCACAAATCTCTGGGGCTTTAGTCAGAAACGATgcacataaaaaatacatataaattctcatgtttacatcacatttcCTTAGATAATTTCTATAATGTTTCCACCATCTGAGGAGCTTTGAGCGCTCTCACCAGTCTCAATATATCGATATCATTTCAGCCAGAGAAACACAGGGAGCTCTTGAATGGAAAAACAGGAGTTATGTTAGAGGAAGCTATATTTTATGACATATGCACAGCTAAATATGCATATCAGGCAGTCTGGTATAAAGAGATGAGGCGTATTGACAGATAAAATAtgtaaccaaataaatacacgattgtgATATATGATTTGTCTTATTTCTTTAAGCGGTGTCTTTACTGTTTACTCGGTAACTGTTAGCATGCAAAGCCTTTTGCATCACggataaatatatttctgtcttaTATGGTAATTGGAATCCAAATCGGATCACAAATGGAAGTTATTTTAGCACCTTAAACACAGAACCGTGACTTGTCAAATCCCGTGTGAAGCATCACGTCCATAAATGATATATCAATGCAGGTGACGTCAACAGTTTGTCACAGTTAcaaattgtaacatttaaaaaataattaatttggtATTTCTGTATATTTAGTATGTGGTtccaacaaccagatgcatttagactTGTTCAGTTTTCACTGAAATGCGtctcagaccacctcctgaagtggtttgagcgaTCCGATTCAAATCCGTCCCGGAGGGCATTTAAACCTTTTTAAATGGGATCGGATAACTATCCAAacagagaaaacgcatgaagtgaccagctCTAAACAGGCCCAAAATGTTtgttagaccctatactgaCTAAGCTACTGAACGAGATGCTTCCAGAACTCATAGATCGTCttcttaaaatgatttattcatcattgtccaaaaaaaaaaaaaaaaaaaaaaagaaaccatcaggaaaacacattaacatgataatacaatataagtaaataattcTTTATTTGTGTATCATTTATACGCAGTCTTGAACTGGCAGATTTTAATACATATAACAGTTTTCTGCAGAGCAGGTGTGAATTGTGTCTGTGTTCACTCATTAGTGAGTGATTTGAATCACTACATAGGCAGCAGCTCACACATATGACCCTTCACACTGAAGACTTGACTTgctattgatttaattaaacatctatgatattacatttttatttggaaCCTTTCAGCAATCATTTTTGGTattgaatgaattacatttatatttttaagactagtcttagTGGTTTATGCAACCGGCCCCTTGACTCTGCTTTATGAACTCTTAacatgtttggttttttttttatcacatttgTCACTTTTAAGTTTAAATCAGGGAATATCTGTTAAAAAATAGTACATTTCTATGCACTTCAGTGATTTCAGGCAGCAGAGTGTGaacgggacttttattttgcccTGATGACGTGACGTCATAAGGCTGCGACGCGCTCCTGCATCTGTTGATTCggctgaagaaaggtttgtttTAAGAATTTAATCTGTTAGTGTTCAGTGTTTGACAGTTTTTACAAGCGATGTGAAAATTAGGTAGTGCTATTTAATGAAACATTGTAATGCTTTATCTAACTTGAATGgagaatattttgtgtgagtAAAGCACATCCACTGATGAGACACAGTAATACTTGAGTCTCATTTCGCTCCCTATCACCCTTATTTTTCGACGCATATGTAAGGTGTTTTCTAGTGATGGAAAAATGAAACTTTGCGAAGCACCAAGGCTTTGTCCACTCAATTGTATCGTAAAAAGGTTCATTACTTGCATCTTTTCATCACGGTGCACACTATCGCCATCTTGTGGTCAAAAGGTGGAAAAAGCTGCCTTTGCGTCCGAGACAGACATTTTTAGACTTTTTCATATAATAAATCAGTGGGTGCTTTTATAACCgtataaaacaaagaaaataggCCTGAGTCTAAATAAGTTATTAACATGTCATTGGACTGACACAATGTATGAAAAAACGAGTGTGATTGTGTGAGtgtaatatcaaaataaaagataatcGTGGAATGGTCAGTTGAAGTACTTATTAACTGGgaattaatacaaattttaacatgatcaaaactacactttaaatatttattcatattataatttatttttgtcaaagaagCAAATGACGCTTGAAACTAAGCAAGGGGTTTGCGTTATTTGAATCatcattgtgtttatttatgtgTGAGTATATGGGAAATACGGGTCAAATCACATCCTGTAATTATTTGATATGAGGCGCATCATTTTACCTGTAAATACAGAATGATTATGTGATgattaaaaataactggaagcgaatGACACCGGACGGCAGTATTAAATTAACAAATGACCGCGCATGctcttacctgaaaaataaggtggatattgTGAATCAGTTTATTGTAAACACGAACACTGTCGAGTAGTGATGGAGAAACTGAGCTTTTCGAAATTTGGAGGCAATTGAATCAGATACTTTGTAAAATGATTCATTGGTTGGAAGCGCTTGAATCACTAAACGCTGACGTCACCTGCTGCTCACACAGTGTAAATGAACGAGAACAACAAACactaaaggcaggaacacaccaagccgacggttggctgtcgggcagtttttgttcgttggccgactaagttttctcagtgtcttccacaccgtcggctgaagttggtcctcgttggctttttttttcaggcaattcgacatgttgaatcggcgttgATCcatcgggccatctgatcattctgattggctgttcagctactgccacctgctggtacggaaaggcatttcatattgcgcaggcgcagaacggacgtgctacttggctgtcgagcgtcggtttggtgtgtcagggcaactttggacccagacgctgccgatgtgagccaaccccgcagtctgctttcgtcgccactagtttgtcggcgtcggtttggtgtgttcctgccttaacaTTTGATGACAACTTTTACAAACCAACTGctaatattttcattaaaatgtaataattaaaatatttattaaatgtagaTAATAAATGCCTAAATATGAAGTGTCTGTATTACTtgtgttcttttattaatttgcaGCATTAGTTTTGAGTCTTTTTGGCTAATTTAAGGCCACTAATTGAgatgattgagacgcacccagaGATTtagtttggatttatttttctttttgttaattattctcATCTCAGCAATTATTCTCATCTTAAACAGGACAGAGAGACCAAACAGAAAAAATCTTGATGAAGCGACTGAGATCCAAGTGACActctattataaagatggcgtttattaaagaggagagtgaagacattAAGATggtgtttattaaagaggaaaTTGAAGACATAAAAATggtgtttattaaagaggatATTGAAGACCTAAAGATGGCATTTATTAAAGAGGAAAttgaagacatgaagattgaagaaacattcagagtgaaacaagaagatactgaggaacaaacaggttggtttcattctcaaagctGAACTCAATCGTTTGATCCTTAATAAAATGTCCAGCTCTACAAAAAATAGAGAATAATACAGaatgctctgattggtcagatatCCCAGTCTGTTGTAATTGGTCGACTGCTTGCAATGCATGTCGGAAATTAAACACCTATTACTATATCCAAATTTCCAATCCtcagtgactgtaaagacagtaactattgggttagggttaggctTTTACTTGCTTTCTCTATAATTCTTCGCAATTTGAAGTTTTTGTTTGCCATGAGACTTTGTGATTTTCCTACTTAATAATTCAGTACAAAAACTTTGACAGAAAATCATTTCTTGATGATTTTAATAAGCCATCTACTGGATATAGCGGCAATttcatatctttttttattttttaaataatctcatTAGTTTTATTGCTTCTTGaaatttagttttacaaataGGGACAATCtttgaaggatgaacaaataatttggtcatgataataaaaataacatttaaattggaTGATGTTTAGAGCTTTGAAGAGCTGGAAAAAGTGTAAAGCACTTGAAAGCCCATGAAAAGTAAATGTGTCATAAACGCGATTTAAGTTGAACCATGATGCAAGTGCGTGCCGAAATGTGGGTGGAGAACAGTatggtttgatttttttttattttatttttttatcgagaaccattacacccctagttTCCATGTCAGCACTGTTTGATCTGATGTCTATGGTTTATAATAGTATTGTGCTCTGAATGTGAGTGCTTCCCACTAGATCTCTGTGATGTTATTAATTCTGGTCTGAGTGGTCTGTAGTATTAAACTGCTGTACTAGGCTTGAGTGTTGTTGTCTTTTTTAGCAGTGGGGTTACCCAAGCCTGCTTAAATGCCGTGGGAAATTTGCTGGTAGTGCAGGATGTGTGCTACAAGATGGCGCCGTGTATGTGGCAGGCCGTCTACTCTCTGTGTTTCCTGTGATGTTTTTATTGTCttctatgttttttttatggccACTCTCTGATTACCTACGACCGTCAACGATTGATGGACATTTTTCAATCTATGCCCAAGCTGTATGAGTCTCATGTGACTCACGGTGAACTCAGCAACTATTGCTTACACTCACCACCTAACCTCTCTAACCCTTCTGGCTATCTGCACTGTCAAATCATTGATGTCAAGGGCAGGCGATGACGAAGAAGACGCAGAAAATGGCCAGGTGTTGCCGTGAGGCTAAAGTTGGCTCTGGCTTTGGGCCGTCCTCCTATGACGGTTCGGTTCTTGCTAGACATGGACTGGTGTCTGCGGAAATCACAGTGATTGGATTATGTTAAAGGATTAGGCTAGGTCACTTCAGAagtaaaatttcctgataatttactcacccccatgtttttctttcttcagttaaaAAGAAACtaaggtttttaaggaaaacattccaggatttttctccatatagtggacttcactggggttcaatgggctgaaggtccaaatgtcagtttcagtgcagcttcaaagagctctacacgatcccagacgaggaataagggtcttatctagagaaacgattggtaattttcaaaaaaaggaaaaaaaaaaaatatatatatatatatatatatatatatatatatttaaccacaaatactcatcttgcactgctctgtgccacgcattacgtaatcatgttggaaaggttacacgtgacgtaggcagaacttcaaaatcgtcccaCATcgttgttttcctttttttgtaaaggtcgTTTGCTTTGCTTgttctctttgtaaacacttgctcagtacttccgtctacgtcatgcgtgacctttccaacgtgattatcgCATCGCAAGTTAtttgcaagacaagcatttgtggttaaaaagtatatactttttctttttttttttaaaatgacctATCGTTTTGCTATATAAGAACCTTATTcttcggctgggatcatgtagagccctttgaagctgcactgaaactgacatttggacttTCAACCAGTTGGTAGCTGTTGGAGTCCACTATTCTGCCATTTCTTCTCAGCAGCTCTGAGCTTGGTTTGGTGTTCACAAAGAACATCTGTGGGCCTACATCTTAAAGTCACGTGGTGGCCAGAACTGCATCATGTTGACTTAGTCATGTAGGCCACGCCCATACCAGATATACGTGGCGGGACATGCCTCGGCAACAGCCCGGAGATATCCTCTTGACTGGCGCGCAACATCGATCGCTCGGTGCAGATCATTCCTGGCTCTTTCTCTGTACGTAGTGCCAATGCGGAGGTAAATATTCCCCTCTTTACTGCAGTATTCGTCGTTTTGTTGATCAGTACCTTTAGCGCTCTCAAAGTGGGCACGTGGCGTCAGCCATTTTTTCATGGCGGACAATCAAAGCTTTGTTTTCATGTTCACAAATCCTTGCAGATGCAGAGTCCCTCCGTCACCTACTTCTCTCCCAACTGCAGCAAAATCAAAGGTCT
The Ctenopharyngodon idella isolate HZGC_01 chromosome 4, HZGC01, whole genome shotgun sequence genome window above contains:
- the LOC127511188 gene encoding gastrula zinc finger protein XlCGF8.2DB-like isoform X4, whose translation is MAFIKEESEDMKMTFIKEEIEDMKIEETFRVKHEDTEEKTDLMMLKKESEVLSEMEEKDQYKNHHDLITGQKTFSCSQAEKTSSRKKAKKTETISNFTCQQCGNRFTHKGSLNRHMRIHNGEKPYTCPQCGRSFSQHGNLKVHMTIHTEVKPYTCQQCGKSFGQHEKLNVHMRIHTGEKRRTCRQCGKTFAEKVSLNRHMRVHTGEKPFTCPQCGKSFAQIGNLQVHLSVHTGEKPYTCQQCGKSFNRKGNLNYHMRIHTGESLFTCKQCGKSFKRKGSLNRHMRIHTGEKPFTCGHCGKSFRYKVSLKCHMSIHV